The proteins below come from a single Garra rufa chromosome 3, GarRuf1.0, whole genome shotgun sequence genomic window:
- the LOC141331351 gene encoding uncharacterized protein isoform X2: MSSKTSSKCRYQPAAEFDDATLARKREYWRSKKREQRARKSSTKKKIGNENLGLCIVSEVRDDPCLHNHNVSFKQEDADAPKNSFSSGLSVSESITMVPCQKERWFQRTKLNHALPQFPQTSTNPLKGVMGNKKIMSLDTGSSKTNATSVESLCPTVHLVPTACIKKHPNGKQLATSLQSHVSMVLPVHRKQNKPQNYHRYLTSVECKVHEDQSFVHSPITKRRTCDFPSEHNKVVAMTEEEMLAKRRENWRIKKRKQRAKHAAKLARDREGSLGQGRPLSLGIIHALTPTNSKALRGINLNSNVISLNQQSLGRKFVSSQLTTQLHVQGTKPNHAYISSGILQSSSSKSKSKGQRFAHTQKRRQSQMRKSIPGASKVESPEDRHARQKEYWRIKKREQRARLAMALKAQLKEHDAVKHRGRRYHNSFNEACGVQVSKANAFAVSSNTIGGFIKEDGTVAVSISKTSPEVSLPASQDISNVKCIGVKRKVKLQVQGNSSLYSNAQPIRRLGSALCNVSSNSTKTHQNSLVKSRLTRGAVMGSMTVTIQSETPTEEERVARLREYWRIKKREQRASRAARLGNGLLMSKVSVLKQREQNKKSNRGHSITSSVATTVCDSSTSAPTPIKEEHVYPTIQAVFSIPEITPCISVKDSKPSPCPSLESYIEPQTAVDHHATTLQAVASMKQLLEETVYTPQENNANEMHVKCENEPLLLTKDEFLTSEDVKPSFTLQQNVLLQSDFSEDTSLKYIKLSPQESTFDDTCQYKTPIVCHEATDESHAISPMPLQPHCRKTQKCSDDGADPKQSFPSQALQEQQLGESDEVQRKREYWRLKKRQQRARKANKDATKHSVLRNPAKTPQKKTRSTTLMQAMSQDTSTCRQVPIQKKIRRCTKNSGPQTQPTKKSRTKRSQMVAMPNPQQDPEEVIRRRRMQWRIKKQEQRARKAAHERKIHQIMVPPQIQDAQSQTQNSTSLCSAVVQSITSENQLAYLAEPCQTAIKGTFITG; the protein is encoded by the exons ATGTCCAGTAAGACTTCCTCTAAGTGTCGTTATCAACCAGCAGCAGAGTTTGATGATGCCACTCTCGCTCGCAAAAGGGAATATTGGAGGAGCAAGAAAAGAGAGCAGAGGGCGAGAAAGTCGTCCACCAAGAAGAAGATTGGAAATGAAAACCTGGGGTTGTGCATTGTTAGTGAAGTCAGAGATGATCCCTGTCTACATAATCATAACGTTTCATTCAAACAGGAAGATGCTGATGCTCCTAAAAACTCTTTCAGCTCAGGTCTATCAGTGTCTGAGAGTATTACTATGGTGCCATGCCAAAAAGAGAGATGGTTTCAAAGGACAAAGCTCAACCATGCCTTACCTCAGTTCCCACAAACAAGCACAAACCCTCTGAAGGGTGTAATgggcaataaaaaaataatgtccTTAGATACTGGGTCATCAAAAACAAATGCTACATCGGTTGAGTCTCTCTGCCCTACAGTCCATTTGGTGCCTACAGCATGCATTAAAAAGCATCCAAATGGCAAGCAATTAGCAACATCTCTGCAAAGCCATGTATCCATGGTTTTACCAGtacacagaaaacaaaataagccTCAGAACTATCATAGATACTTGACCTCGGTAGAATGTAAGGTTCATGAAGACCAGAGTTTCGTTCACAGTCCTATCACTAAGAGAAGAACATGTGACTTTCCTTCAGAGCACAACAAGGTAGTGGCTATGACTGAAGAAGAGATGCTTGCTAAGCGTAGGGAGAACTGGCGTATCAAAAAGCGAAAGCAGAGAGCAAAGCATGCTGCAAAGCTGGCCCGGGACCGAGAAGGGAGTCTCGGACAAGGACGACCTTTATCTCTTGGTATCATACATGCTTTGACTCCTACTAACAGTAAGGCCTTGAGAGGAATCAACCTCAATTCAAATGTTATATCCCTCAATCAGCAGTCCCTGGGAAGAAAATTTGTCAGTTCTCAGCTCACAACACAACTACATGTTCAGGGTACTAAACCAAACCATGCATACATATCCTCTGGTATTTTGCAATCATCCTCAAGTAAATCTAAATCCAAAGGGCAGAGATTTGCACATACTCAAAAAAGGCGTCAAAGCCAAATGAGGAAATCCATCCCTGGTGCTTCTAAAGTTGAGTCTCCCGAGGATCGCCATGCCAGGCAGAAAGAATACTGGCGAATTAAAAAGCGCGAACAGAGAGCAAGGCTGGCTATGGCATTGAAAGCACAATTGAAGGAGCATGATGCAGTAAAGCATCGAGGGAGACGCTACCACAACAGTTTCAATGAGGCGTGTGGAGTTCAAGTGAGCAAAGCAAATGCATTTGCAGTTTCCTCAAATACCATTGGTGGTTTCATCAAAGAAGATGGCACGGTGGCAGTCTCCATTTCGAAGACATCTCCTGAGGTTTCCCTACCTGCAAGTCAAGACATTTCCAATGTGAAATGCATTGGAGTAAAAAGGAAGGTAAAACTCCAGGTTCAAGGAAACTCATCCCTATATTCAAATGCTCAACCAATCAGAAGGCTAGGTTCCGCTCTGTGTAATGTTTCCAGTAACTCTACCAAAACTCATCAAAACTCTCTAGTAAAGTCTAGGTTAACCAGAGGTGCAGTTATGGGCAGTATGACGGTCACCATCCAGTCTGAAACCCCAACAGAAGAAGAAAGGGTCGCCCGTTTGAGGGAGTACTGGAGGATAAAGAAACGAGAGCAAAGGGCTAGCCGAGCTGCCCGACTTGGGAATGGTCTACTTATGTCAAAGGTTTCAGTGTTAAAGCAGAGAGAGCAAAACAAGAAGTCAAACCGAGGGCACAGTATTACTTCATCCGTCGCCACAACAGTTTGTGACTCCTCAACTAGTGCCCCAACACCTATAAAAGAAGAACACGTCTATCCCACTATACAGGCTGTATTTTCCATCCCAGAAATTACTCCTTGCATCAGTGTTAAAGACAGCAAACCTTCCCCCTGTCCATCCCTGGAGTCGTACATTGAACCTCAAACAGCTGTGGACCATCATGCCACCACTCTTCAGGCTGTAGCCTCCATGAAACAGCTCCTGGAGGAAACGGTTTACACACCACAAGAAAATAATGCCAACGAAATGCATGTTAAGTGTGAAAATGAGCCTCTTCTGTTGACTAAAGATGAGTTTCTTACATCTGAAGATGTAAAGCCAAGTTTTACCTTACAACAAAACGTCTTATTACAGAGTGACTTCTCAGAGGACACAAgccttaaatatattaaattgagTCCTCAGGAATCAACTTTTGACGACACCTGCCAATATAAGACTCCTATCGTCTGTCATGAGGCTACAGATGAAAGTCATGCCATTTCTCCAATGCCATTGCAACCTCATTGCAGAAAAACTCAGAAGTGTAGTGATGATGGAGCAGATCCCAAGCAGTCTTTCCCTTCACAGGCCTTGCAAGAGCAGCAGCTTGGTGAAAGTGATGAGGTTCAACGAAAGAGAGAGTATTGGCGGCTAAAGAAGAGACAACAGCGGGCTAGAAAAGCCAACAAAGATGCAACCAAACATTCAGTTCTTCGCAATCCGGCAAAG ACTCCCCAGAAAAAAACACGAAGCACAACTCTCATGCAAGCCATGTCCCAGGACACTTCCACATGCAGACAGGTCcccattcagaaaaaaataagaagGTGCACCAAGAATTCAGGTCCACAGACACAGCCTACAAAAAAATCAAGAACTAAAAGAAGCCAAATGGTGGCAATGCCAAATCCACAACAAGATCCAGAAGAGGTTATACGTAGAAGACGCATGCAGTGGAGGATCAAGAAACAGGAGCAAAGAGCTAGAAAGGCAGCACATGAGAGAAAGATACACCAGATTATGGTCCCTCCACAAATTCAGGATGCACAG AGTCAGACTCAGAACTCCACCAGTCTCTGCTCAGCAGTAGTTCAGAG
- the zfta gene encoding zinc finger translocation-associated protein, translating to MDEAVSKESVHKAEQTESRSLIIKAEEEEATPQRGHLGDLSAGQEDVTNGLTSHDSQDVPVTSVCSPGTSYWCVSESADAPFLLSPIPGPSTKDPPPSKHTPGRDHRRYYHEYWRSEYLMDFDPQRQGMICMVCGSSLATLKLSTIKRHINQKHPYSLLWTESDKDVIRSGWESHLNRENSQVPLCPDPDVPTEPQEILDVNRNSTGKSGGSISPVLQAQSSISRVTPSPPASLVQEVPGPTAQVMERYLNDSLHAWFRQEFLMEYQAEEGRLVCMVCSCLLPSLHLDHIKSHMLDLHPNSLLYSAEEKHSILQTWAKTHGEECHSLQPQIKSEQHTKEINLDGSASFIPLNVDPIQGNLVNYTRGDENPPDTGQRSQSLPYYPRKRRLKYGSPWRLRLDYLVAYGPPENPLCYCMVCSEHLPVPRVSNFRKHIQECHPETSSLSRSERDAVVSAWIKDESIEKAAPKEDDSQSGPVTTNAAGDTQVSPVKTTEQGGETEDNNSTNITPSTQTTGRHRHYPGKDQRRNYQARWKMDFLMDYDCRKHGLICMVCGATLATLKVSTIKRHILQVHPHSLDYNPEERQLVLLCYNQISAHLHSDDCFSGSNHGHKENANGNAYVNAECTTSQST from the exons ATGGATGAAGCGGTGTCCAAAGAGTCGGTGCACAAAGCTGAGCAGACAGAATCGCGCTCATTAATAATAAAAGCTGAGGAAGAGGAGGCGACACCGCAGCGAGGACACTTGGGGGACCTCTCAGCAG GTCAAGAGGACGTGACCAATGGTCTCACATCTCATGACAGCCAGGATGTTCCTGTCACATCTGTGTGCTCCCCAGGCACCAGTTACTGGTGTGTCTCTGAGAGCGCAGACGCTCCTTTCCTTCTGTCTCCCATCCCAGGACCATCTACAAAGGACCCCCCTCCATCAAAGCACACACCCGGCAGAGACCACCGGCGCTATTACCATGAGTACTGGCGCAGCGAGTACCTCATGGACTTCGACCCACAGAGACAAGGGATGATCTGCATGGTGTGTGGCAGTTCACTGGCAACCCTAAAGTTAAGCACCATCAAGAGGCACATCAATCAGAAGCATCCGTACTCCCTGCTGTGGACCGAGTCAGATAAAGATGTGATACGGTCAGGATGGGAGAGTCACTTGAATCGAGAAAACAGCCAGGTGCCATTATGTCCCGATCCAGATGTTCCTACAGAGCCACAGGAGATTCTGGATGTTAACAGGAACTCCACAG gCAAGTCTGGTGGTTCCATCTCTCCAGTACTTCAGGCCCAATCTAGCATTAGCAGGGTCACGCCATCCCCTCCAGCCTCCTTAGTCCAGGAGGTCCCAGGCCCCACAGCTCAGGTGATGGAGCGCTACCTGAACGACTCGCTGCACGCCTGGTTCCGCCAGGAGTTCCTGATGGAATACCAAGCAGAGGAGGGCCGTCTAGTATGCATGGTATGCAGCTGTCTGTTGCCTTCGCTGCACCTGGATCACATTAAAAGTCACATGCTGGATCTGCACCCCAACTCTCTGCTGTACAGCGCTGAGGAAAAGCACTCCATCCTGCAGACCTGGGCTAAGACGCACGGTGAAG AATGCCACTCTTTACAACCTCAAATCAAATCGGAGCAACATACCAAAGAAATTAACTTAGATGGTTCAGCTTCGTTTATCCCTCTGAACGTGGATCCCATTCAGGGAAACTTGGTGAACTACACAAGAGGAGATGAGAATCCACCAGACACTGGTCAGAGATCCCAGTCTTTACCTTATTATCCCAGAAAGAGAAGACTGAAATACGGCAGCCCCTGGCGTCTCCGCCTGGATTATTTAGTGGCGTACGGTCCTCCGGAAAACCCGCTCTGTTACTGTATGGTGTGTTCTGAACACCTGCCTGTGCCGAGGGTCAGCAACTTCCGTAAGCACATCCAGGAGTGCCATCCGGAGACAAGCAGCCTCAGCCGAAGCGAGAGAGATGCTGTGGTCAGCGCTTGGATAAAGGATGAGAGTATCGAAAAGGCTGCACCAAAAGAGGATG ACTCACAAAGTGGCCCTGTCACTACAAACGCTGCTGGCGACACGCAGGTGTCTCCTGTGAAAACCACAGAGCAAGGAGGTGAAACAGAAGACAATAATAGCACAAATATTACACCATCAACACAGACGACTGGGCGGCACAGGCACTACCCGGGGAAGGACCAGAGGCGCAATTACCAGGCCCGCTGGAAGATGGACTTCTTGATGGACTACGACTGCAGGAAGCACGGATTGATCTGCATGGTGTGTGGCGCTACGCTCGCAACGCTGAAGGTCAGCACCATCAAGAGACACATCCTACAAGTGCACCCTCACTCGCTGGACTACAACCCAGAAGAGAGGCAGCTGGTCCTGCTTTGCTACAACCAGATCTCAGCGCACTTACACTCGGACGACTGTTTTTCGGGTTCGAACCACGGCCATAAAGAGAATGCTAATGGTAATGCTTATGTTAACGCCGAATGCACTACGAGCCAGAGCACTTAA